The following coding sequences are from one Lathamus discolor isolate bLatDis1 chromosome 10, bLatDis1.hap1, whole genome shotgun sequence window:
- the RPS14 gene encoding small ribosomal subunit protein uS11 → MAPRKGKEKKEEQVISLGPQVAEGENVFGVCHIFASFNDTFVHVTDLSGKETICRVTGGMKVKADRDESSPYAAMLAAQDVAQRCKELGITALHIKLRATGGNRTKTPGPGAQSALRALARSGMKIGRIEDVTPIPSDSTRRKGGRRGRRL, encoded by the exons ATGGCACCTCGTAAGGgcaaggagaagaaggaagagcaggTCATCAGCTTGGGACCTCAGGTTGCTGAAGGAGAAAACGTGTTCGGTGTCTGCCATATCTTTGCTTCCTTCAATGACACTTTTGTCCACGTGACTGACCTCTCTGGCAA GGAAACCATCTGCCGGGTGACTGGCGGCATGAAGGTGAAGGCAGACAGAGATGAGTCTTCTCCCTACGCGGCTATGCTGGCAGCCCAGGATGTTGCCCAGAGGTGCAAGGAGCTGGGCATCACTGCCCTGCACATCAAGCTGCGTGCTACCGGTGGAAATAG GACCAAGACTCCCGGACCTGGTGCCCAGTCAGCCCTGAGAGCTCTGGCTCGATCTGGAATGAAGATTGGTCGCATTG aGGATGTCACCCCCATCCCCTCTGACAGCACTCGCAGGAAGGGTGGTCGCCGTGGACGTCGTCTGTGA
- the CD74 gene encoding HLA class II histocompatibility antigen gamma chain isoform X3 has product MHVPAANGDFFCPRGRRGRVGAGVFPVAALGVLTAHRGARSSHGRRAAGPHLQPRQQHAQRRGHPKCGGGTFTLRFHFCTSRRGQFVLVWWQSPREGMVMVMLRSALGSRAALSTLSILVALLIAGQAVTIYFVYQQSGQISKLTKTSQTLQLEALQRKLPTGAKTVNKMKMAMVNSPMVMRVLPMVPTAGNTAMAPASNRTEDQVKHLLLQADPRKMFPELKDNLMDNLKRLKSTMAYEDWQSFESWMHKWLLFEMAKNPKPEEEQKEIPAKKVAATAAPRTAPELEEMMFSGVDMLRLGAEKVN; this is encoded by the exons ATGCACGTCCCGGCAGCCAATGGGGATTTCTTCTGCCCCCGGGGGCGTCGGGGCAGGGTGGGTGCCGGGGTATTTCCCGTGGCAGCGCTCGGGGTGCTCACTGCCCATCGGGGTGCGCGCAGCAGCCATGGCCGACGAGCAGCGGGACCTCATCTCCAACCCCGGCAGCAGCATGCTCAACGTCGGGGGCACCCAaag TGTGGAGGAGGGACCTTCACGCTGAGATTTCACTTCTGCACATCGCGACGGGGGCAGTTTGTGCTTGTCTGGTGGCAAAGCCCTCGGGAGgggatggtgatggtgatgctGAG gtcTGCACTGGGCAGCAGAGCCGCCCTCTCCACGCTCTCCATCCTGGTGGCCCTGCTGATCGCCGGCCAGGCTGTCACCATCTACTTCGTGTACCAGCAGAGCGGGCAGATCAGCAAACTGACCAAGACCTCGCAGACCCTGCAGCTGGAGGCGCTGCAGAGGAAGCTGCCGACCG GTGCCAAGACGGTGAACAAGATGAAGATGGCCATGGTGAACAGCCCCATGGTCATGAGGGTCCTGCCCATGGTCCCTACTGCGGGCAACACG GCCATGGCCCCCGCCAGCAACAGAACCGAGGACCAAGTCAAGCACCTGCTGCTG CAAGCAGATCCCAGGAAGATGTTTCCGGAGCTGAAGGACAACCTGATGGACAACCTGAAGCGCCTGAAGAGCACCATGGCTTATGAGGACTGGCAG TCCTTCGAGTCCTGGATGCACAAGTGGCTgctgtttgaaatggccaagaaCCCCAAGCCAGAGGAGGAGCAGAAGGAGATCCCAGCAAAGAAAG TTGCTGCCACCGCTGCCCCCCGCACCGCCCCGGAGCTGGAGGAGATGATGTTCTCCGGGGTGGACATGCtcaggctgggagcagagaaag TCAACTAG
- the CD74 gene encoding HLA class II histocompatibility antigen gamma chain isoform X1, translating into MHVPAANGDFFCPRGRRGRVGAGVFPVAALGVLTAHRGARSSHGRRAAGPHLQPRQQHAQRRGHPKCGGGTFTLRFHFCTSRRGQFVLVWWQSPREGMVMVMLRSALGSRAALSTLSILVALLIAGQAVTIYFVYQQSGQISKLTKTSQTLQLEALQRKLPTGAKTVNKMKMAMVNSPMVMRVLPMVPTAGNTAMAPASNRTEDQVKHLLLQADPRKMFPELKDNLMDNLKRLKSTMAYEDWQSFESWMHKWLLFEMAKNPKPEEEQKEIPAKKVLSKCQAEASAGGVHPGRFQPQCDENGDFLPKQCNASTGYCWCSYKNGTRIEGTATRGKLDCEVAATAAPRTAPELEEMMFSGVDMLRLGAEKVN; encoded by the exons ATGCACGTCCCGGCAGCCAATGGGGATTTCTTCTGCCCCCGGGGGCGTCGGGGCAGGGTGGGTGCCGGGGTATTTCCCGTGGCAGCGCTCGGGGTGCTCACTGCCCATCGGGGTGCGCGCAGCAGCCATGGCCGACGAGCAGCGGGACCTCATCTCCAACCCCGGCAGCAGCATGCTCAACGTCGGGGGCACCCAaag TGTGGAGGAGGGACCTTCACGCTGAGATTTCACTTCTGCACATCGCGACGGGGGCAGTTTGTGCTTGTCTGGTGGCAAAGCCCTCGGGAGgggatggtgatggtgatgctGAG gtcTGCACTGGGCAGCAGAGCCGCCCTCTCCACGCTCTCCATCCTGGTGGCCCTGCTGATCGCCGGCCAGGCTGTCACCATCTACTTCGTGTACCAGCAGAGCGGGCAGATCAGCAAACTGACCAAGACCTCGCAGACCCTGCAGCTGGAGGCGCTGCAGAGGAAGCTGCCGACCG GTGCCAAGACGGTGAACAAGATGAAGATGGCCATGGTGAACAGCCCCATGGTCATGAGGGTCCTGCCCATGGTCCCTACTGCGGGCAACACG GCCATGGCCCCCGCCAGCAACAGAACCGAGGACCAAGTCAAGCACCTGCTGCTG CAAGCAGATCCCAGGAAGATGTTTCCGGAGCTGAAGGACAACCTGATGGACAACCTGAAGCGCCTGAAGAGCACCATGGCTTATGAGGACTGGCAG TCCTTCGAGTCCTGGATGCACAAGTGGCTgctgtttgaaatggccaagaaCCCCAAGCCAGAGGAGGAGCAGAAGGAGATCCCAGCAAAGAAAG TGCTAAGTAAATGCCAGGCGGAGGCCAGTGCTGGGGGTGTGCATCCAGGCCGGTTCCAGCCGCAGTGCGATGAGAACGGTGACTTCCTGCCCAAGCAGTGCAATGCCTCCACCGGCTACTGCTGGTGCTCCTACAAAAACGGCACCAGGATTGAGGGCACTGCTACCCGGGGAAAGCTGGACTGTGAGG TTGCTGCCACCGCTGCCCCCCGCACCGCCCCGGAGCTGGAGGAGATGATGTTCTCCGGGGTGGACATGCtcaggctgggagcagagaaag TCAACTAG
- the CD74 gene encoding HLA class II histocompatibility antigen gamma chain isoform X2 encodes MADEQRDLISNPGSSMLNVGGTQRSALGSRAALSTLSILVALLIAGQAVTIYFVYQQSGQISKLTKTSQTLQLEALQRKLPTGAKTVNKMKMAMVNSPMVMRVLPMVPTAGNTAMAPASNRTEDQVKHLLLQADPRKMFPELKDNLMDNLKRLKSTMAYEDWQSFESWMHKWLLFEMAKNPKPEEEQKEIPAKKVLSKCQAEASAGGVHPGRFQPQCDENGDFLPKQCNASTGYCWCSYKNGTRIEGTATRGKLDCEVAATAAPRTAPELEEMMFSGVDMLRLGAEKVN; translated from the exons ATGGCCGACGAGCAGCGGGACCTCATCTCCAACCCCGGCAGCAGCATGCTCAACGTCGGGGGCACCCAaag gtcTGCACTGGGCAGCAGAGCCGCCCTCTCCACGCTCTCCATCCTGGTGGCCCTGCTGATCGCCGGCCAGGCTGTCACCATCTACTTCGTGTACCAGCAGAGCGGGCAGATCAGCAAACTGACCAAGACCTCGCAGACCCTGCAGCTGGAGGCGCTGCAGAGGAAGCTGCCGACCG GTGCCAAGACGGTGAACAAGATGAAGATGGCCATGGTGAACAGCCCCATGGTCATGAGGGTCCTGCCCATGGTCCCTACTGCGGGCAACACG GCCATGGCCCCCGCCAGCAACAGAACCGAGGACCAAGTCAAGCACCTGCTGCTG CAAGCAGATCCCAGGAAGATGTTTCCGGAGCTGAAGGACAACCTGATGGACAACCTGAAGCGCCTGAAGAGCACCATGGCTTATGAGGACTGGCAG TCCTTCGAGTCCTGGATGCACAAGTGGCTgctgtttgaaatggccaagaaCCCCAAGCCAGAGGAGGAGCAGAAGGAGATCCCAGCAAAGAAAG TGCTAAGTAAATGCCAGGCGGAGGCCAGTGCTGGGGGTGTGCATCCAGGCCGGTTCCAGCCGCAGTGCGATGAGAACGGTGACTTCCTGCCCAAGCAGTGCAATGCCTCCACCGGCTACTGCTGGTGCTCCTACAAAAACGGCACCAGGATTGAGGGCACTGCTACCCGGGGAAAGCTGGACTGTGAGG TTGCTGCCACCGCTGCCCCCCGCACCGCCCCGGAGCTGGAGGAGATGATGTTCTCCGGGGTGGACATGCtcaggctgggagcagagaaag TCAACTAG
- the CD74 gene encoding HLA class II histocompatibility antigen gamma chain isoform X4, producing MADEQRDLISNPGSSMLNVGGTQRSALGSRAALSTLSILVALLIAGQAVTIYFVYQQSGQISKLTKTSQTLQLEALQRKLPTGAKTVNKMKMAMVNSPMVMRVLPMVPTAGNTAMAPASNRTEDQVKHLLLQADPRKMFPELKDNLMDNLKRLKSTMAYEDWQSFESWMHKWLLFEMAKNPKPEEEQKEIPAKKVAATAAPRTAPELEEMMFSGVDMLRLGAEKVN from the exons ATGGCCGACGAGCAGCGGGACCTCATCTCCAACCCCGGCAGCAGCATGCTCAACGTCGGGGGCACCCAaag gtcTGCACTGGGCAGCAGAGCCGCCCTCTCCACGCTCTCCATCCTGGTGGCCCTGCTGATCGCCGGCCAGGCTGTCACCATCTACTTCGTGTACCAGCAGAGCGGGCAGATCAGCAAACTGACCAAGACCTCGCAGACCCTGCAGCTGGAGGCGCTGCAGAGGAAGCTGCCGACCG GTGCCAAGACGGTGAACAAGATGAAGATGGCCATGGTGAACAGCCCCATGGTCATGAGGGTCCTGCCCATGGTCCCTACTGCGGGCAACACG GCCATGGCCCCCGCCAGCAACAGAACCGAGGACCAAGTCAAGCACCTGCTGCTG CAAGCAGATCCCAGGAAGATGTTTCCGGAGCTGAAGGACAACCTGATGGACAACCTGAAGCGCCTGAAGAGCACCATGGCTTATGAGGACTGGCAG TCCTTCGAGTCCTGGATGCACAAGTGGCTgctgtttgaaatggccaagaaCCCCAAGCCAGAGGAGGAGCAGAAGGAGATCCCAGCAAAGAAAG TTGCTGCCACCGCTGCCCCCCGCACCGCCCCGGAGCTGGAGGAGATGATGTTCTCCGGGGTGGACATGCtcaggctgggagcagagaaag TCAACTAG